The DNA sequence gcactatttcatgtacagtatttatgtaaagttcttgtacagtctcagtttgtgtatgtgtagtcaactaggtatagtagtatttatagtatatgtatagtcagatggttaaactgttgtatagccctattgtgtttttgtttttttcccccatatttgcattgctgtatgtgtatctcatgtctaactagtatgtagcaccgtggtcctgcgagacacgacatttcgttccactatatgtccacacatgtagcagaatgacaataaagctcaacttgacttgacttgacttgactcaagaagatgtaattgttcaaatattgttccattgtttcattttaaaatatatttaaaaaaaatatataataataattgtaagcAAGTgttttcaagtgtaatatttctaaggctagggacagaaaatggacatttccatagaatgacccctataaattttaggctataaatatgtggctatagatccctttgaagctcttgtgcttttctccttttccatctatccaatcctattctgctcacaggtgattGGAGACGAGTTTTGTTGCAGCTtgctaatttttgtaaaatagcttctgtttttgcttttcagataaaagagtggtttcagtttaatatgttgcaggctcatttattggtaataaataattgataatacataatattgatgataataaatcagcaaaaaaataaataaaaataaaatatatatatatatatatatatatatatatatatattgggcttgttttgggcttgtttttgaagctgcggttGCTCATTTGTCTAGCGAGAGTTGACAACTGTGGTTTCAATACTTGTAGACACAGGAACAAAtggctaatgcactattaacattgtagtaactactattaactaacaagaaactgaTTAACGATTTAGTAAGTAATAGCGCTAAGTTGAAACTGCTAGTTCaataactactttttttttttcatatatcctgagaacttCTAAGAACTACTTTATACGGGTTCATAATttatgtgaattatgcataatgaataattaattctaaaataaagatcatggtaatgtgggattacaaatttatttaaatgtttaatttagattccaatgtaatagtgtacaaactgaagaagttatatacattgtatttagcatttatggtgaagatgatgacatcagatgaacgattcaagaggtccctgccagttcctgttctcttattgtaagtgaaatgagccagacgacggagactcttgccttttgtttgtaatggctcTAGGGGCCCCGGCCTCAGTCTTTGGGTAGTTTAGGCGcgattagattaggagtggttaaatgggcctggatgctatacctgaatatttcatttgcatgctttgtttaaggtcgtcacccggtgctttgtttccattcctaagcactgccccctaaatgtatatacaccacaatgtatcactgcttttagttggacttggatgactacagcgacgcacagcgagttctcaataaagagtaacttctggatgaaagatatcccaacgtctcctggtctctgcttcgtagaagataaaagttcacaacagatggtgccgtgacccggatagagttccagcttcTTCCAGAATCCAgattgaaaacttcaagctaaaacaaagatctgcttccagactgcatcttttggaatccagcgaaaacttctagctgaacaaagatttccagactgaatttttctctcaaccaaggttgtggtgaatgactcaagtattaccaaatccttctaaatgaactactaattacttggatcagtattctaaagtgaaaattgtggtaacccactagtaatgatttaagtgttaccaaatctagctaaattaattactaaccaggaccttacGAAAACCTCAAAGGTTTACAgtgacttcagtaattactagaTAATTATCacaatcttcactttagaatactgatccaaataattagtaattccttctgaagaatttggtaatacttgagtcattactagtgggttaacATGACTTTtactttagaatgaattatacattatgtattattcatattatttatcaacctgtatacagtagttcttagtagttcttggggaggtatgaaaaaaagaatagttactgattagctaatagtgaactaccacatttgactaagcactattacttactaattcattaatcagtgCTTCTTGTTAGTTAttagtagttactagagtgctaatattgcattactcatgtgttcttgtgtagttattcaataatgatggaacagtattctaaagtgttaccgtcaCACCTGTTAAATACACTCCCAAACATAATTCTAAATGTTGATTGTTTGAACATAGCAAATGTTTTGAggaaatttttaaaaagaaagaaagtattcataaaaatgtgcaaatgaCACTTACTTGAAGAGAGTGTCTCTGGGCTGACAGTATCACTGGCTTCACTGACTCCCACTTTACCCACTATCCTGTAGCGGATCAGGTACTGCTTTCCAGGCTCCAATCCAGTCAGCTTGAAGTCTTCATCAGCTGTGTCTATGACAAGCCACCGTTCCTCAGCTCCAGAATCTGCTTTCACCTGCTGGTACTCCACTCTGTACTTCACTGTTTCTCCAGTTGGGGACTTCTGCAGTTTCAGGGACACAGTATGTTCCAGGACGTTGTTTACTATTGGTAGGAGCGGTTTGGACACGGGCTGGAACTGTGTGTCTGTCAGTTTCCCATTTTCATACAAATAGATGGAGGAGCCTGGAATGGAGGGATTGGTGATGGCAGAAATAATGAATCGGATACTCTTCTCATTTTTATTGGCCTCTGAAAATTTCTTTAAGAGACGGAAGTTCTCTCTCATCTTTGCAACGACATCAGGATGTTTGAACCACTTTATATCTGATGCCACAGAAAGCAGGGTTTTGTTTCCATCTATCTCTTTAAACTTGTCAGATTTTAGAAACTCTGTCAGGGTTGAAAGATATGGGTCTTTATATTTTAGAGATGTGAAGGTCAAGCACAATACTACATCAATATCTGGATCAAGAAGGATGCCGTTGAGCCTGTCTGAATCTTCAGTGTTGATCTCATTCAGCGTCTTGGTGTGATTATTCAATAAGTAAAGTTCAGACTTTGCATCATCTAACCATTGGTTAAGTAAGTCAGCATTAAAAGGGGAGCTGCTGTGTATCTTCAGGATGTCTTCCAGGGATTGTTCCTCCGTACCTCCTCCTCGAATGGCAGGCAAGACCCCAGCCAGTGCTTTCTGTAGCACCATCctgtaaatgttaaatgaatccTGAAATGAGCGCAGCCTTTCTTTGATGTCACTGAAAACATTTACCTCTGTTCTTCTGGACAGGTCATTGCATGTCCTCTCTACCTCCGCCAGGTCCTCCATCATATCTTCAGTGCTGGAAATCAAACATGTGCTGATTTCTCTCTCCAACCGAGCTGCGTTTGTATCCAGTAAAGATAGAGGATAGAGCCAGACTTTTATTGGCACTGCATTCTGTGGATTGGCCTTCAGCTGTTTGGGGAGGTTCTTGTACACCTCTAGTGCCTCCAGGTACGTGGTGGGGTTCTGCTCAAGATGGAAGTCACCGTGAAATGTGCAGGTGATATTCTCAGCCTTTTTATTATCTTCATCTGTCATTTTTACAGCTCCTTCTCCCTCAATGGAAAATCCAGGGATCTTCTTGACCATGACATTCAGTTTTCCCTCAATGTCCTGCTTGTTTTCATCTTCTGCAAATGAGCGTTCAAACACCATGAAGGCTTGAGCTCCGTACAGCACAGCTGTGACCACATGAGTTGCAGTTTTCTTCTCAAACACCTGAGGGTAGGTGATCTGGCCCAGCTGAGTCATAGTGAGTTGATCGAATCTTGAGGTTTCACTGTAATGCATTGTTACTCTGGACTGTTGGTTGGAGGATTTGGTGTTACACAGGAACTTCGCAGATCCTCCCACCTCCACCAGCCCCCCCAAAAAGCTGGCCTTCAGTGAAGCGCTTACATCTAGAAGACTGAACTTACTTGAGAGAGAGTCAGAGCTACTGAACTTCACATCTGTCATGGGCTGCGGACGACTGTCCAAATCTTCACTCAGTGATTTCTCATCCCACAGAGTAACATCTGAAATGAGAAATGGTTTTAACAGTTACGTGCGAGAAAACAATGTACAACTGAAGTAAAAATGCATCCTGTATCTGTAAgacaattttaaacaaatttaatatttgtgtgcttaatttttttttgtgtctcAAATTGACTACGTAAGtacatttggtaacactttataataactttcattaataagTCATTAACAAACAGTATGTAATGCTTAACAGATCATCAGTTAATAATCATATAGCTGCGACTATGAGACAATGTTCTTGTAAATGTACTCATTGAACATTACATAATGATTAACAGATCATTAGTTTACACAATTCAAAACACTTAATGTTACACTTATGTTTATTAACCAATGTTCATTACCTTTAACTCTTTGatgacttgggatttgacttgaaaggaatgacttggtccctcctctggtgaaatcagctgctgagtggAATAAATATATGGCAGGGCTTTTACTTCCTGTcccctggactttacacctctgatgtcttattttatcttatttcatctatggctgtggctgaagtcagatTTCTGgttcccaggtgtcttttatacaggtaaggagctgagattaggaacactctcttaaagggagtgctcctaatctcagcttgttacctgtataaaagacacctgtccacagaagcaatcaatcaattaatcagattccaaactctccaccatgggcaaacagctgtccaaggatgtcagggacaagattgtagacctacacaaggctggaatgggctacaagaccatcgccaagcagctcggtgagaaggtgacaacagttggtgcgattatttgcaaatggaaaaacacaaaataactgtcaatctcccttggactggggctccatgcaagaccacacctcgtggagtttcaatgatcatgagaacgtgACAATAGAACTAGGCCTGCATACGACTGCAAGGAAGACCCAAATCCAAGCCTTTATCCCGcgatcttcatctccatcccGAGCAGCGAGTCCAGTGACCGTAAAAAGCAAAGCCCGCACTGACTGACGGGTTCGTTACAAATTCAAATGCTTCAAACGACAGGTTTTACAGCAGGATAATTgaacgctcattggctctcgcctGCCTTCGTCACAGATTGCGACATGCCGTGTTTCTGGTGAGGTGTGTATTTGAATAATGCTAGCAGCACGTGCGCGTCTTCACAAGTTCACTCAGGGAGAGGATCAGGAAAATAatctggataatattttcagcgattaacaacataaattctgCTCAAATGAAGAtatcaatctttcatttgaaagccatgtttctagcatctgtaaaactgcgtttttccatctcaaaaacatatctaaattgcgacctatgctctcaacgtcaaatgcagaaatactaattcatgcgtttatgacctgaaggttagactattgtaaataaatgattgtaattgcatttgtctgtctgtcatgtttttcttctaTTGTACAGAAATAGCTATGTTTAGGTGTAGATGTAGGAGTGGGATTAGCgattataaaaacttttttaatgctatattgttactaaaatggttattttcttgcatgtttatgaaacaatattattaactcatcattaattacttataacttaacaggaattcatgagttgtcaatgtatcatgtcatgacttgtcttggaagggcacatctttaaaaagttatcaattacacatgttttatacatattcagctcatctaaatcagatatttggtgttttttggtggtttgtaaaaaagtggaagagcagaggtcatgtggctgcatttggatggagaaggaactgaacggtaggaggaaggttaacattttgaaggggcaatagtggcccaaaagaagagcaagaactcaagacaaacgtctgatttcagtgcattattatgatataaagacagtaaaccaatccataacataaccatcatctctatgctaacactgattttaatttggaaaatcgcatctgcttaatgaatacattattgtaggagggcagcagtggaatcactcaaaacaggatgagatgaagttgtttttaattatgaatgcatcattgtgcgttggatgagttaggttaaacgtaaatattgcaagaaatccactgtcattcactgatgtttgtgacatagctgcaggtggaaaattcataaacaattttgcagtgtgccattttcatgaatctttcttctagagcatgtttgatttagtttaccccaaagtgttaattaatacattaactaacatgcaggaactaacatgtaattaaggtggtgttattcatgcggtaattcatatgactcatgtcatagttaagttagttcttcattagtttttgattaatacatgtctcaactcttcattagttcatagtcaagtaattattaattaaggtattagtacatgataattcatgtactgttattgtaaagttttacccatattcacttaattatctcactGCAACCCTGCGTCAGTGTAAAACCTAACAGTGAAAAAGGTTATGGGAACTCAATTAAAGGagagtaaatgctgaaattaagtgttattcTATGTTTTTACACACAATGATATAAGAGAGATCTCTTAGAACTTAATATTCTGTTGGGATATAAGAGTTTCTGTTTGTGTGAGGTTACCGTTATGctgaagagtagagcctgtgcttcagtccagGCGAAGCCCaataagtaaggaataattgacgacgggccgttggattatcAGAAAATGAATGCACACccgcattatttttctaataattcaacggaccgaagtcaattattccacttatactacggttgccacacctcaagacatcaaTCAGATTATATATTTCATGGCATTCAtccagtatttctacttaaatcgctattgtgagtaggattatttttTACGCATTTCATCCAatgcctccgttgctaattccaagacatcattttaaacctagtaacggaggcttgagccgttaataacagactaatgcagttaatacctAAGTTATGAGAGGGTTTTATAAGTTATGATAAAAATTACCTCTGTGCATCTCTCAATAGTGTAGTGAATGTCtgtagttatagtgaaacttaattccttttgttcacgaacagcgcagTTGTTGTTACTTCgccttgtgagaagtcatgtagtttttaagttgtttacttattaaatcgtcagagtagcgctaacaacattagcgtgATGTATGCTAGTacgtgtgcaaactgtaactgttatgtatgtgcggtctgtgagggagagagcgcgggagagagagagtgtatgctttccgtacataataaagcttaattttgtggcaaaaacatggacatgatctgtcgtttttatcatattgtttactatatttatttatttggccagtgtcgttgtgggttttggttattttgctgttgtaagacctttgaaataacagaaatcatttggcgaagtgatatggtcatgtaatgcggtcaagagctgcctggaactacattcgccgtgcgtttccctgaaaataattgcacaccttagaacgttcgtcagccaatcagattcaagcattcaacggccccgtagtataaacaCTGATAATGTGATTcttgttgctttatttaaaggcagtagCTGTGTAGTTGCTGATGCAATGGAAATTTCTTAGCTAACTGCAATTGCACATGCATGTGGTTAACTAGCTGTtatctgcaaaaaaaataaataataataataattttgatattttaatggtTGTTTCAACCAGATATTTTTGcattaagaaatattatttctaagtAGACtcaaattacataaattcaAAGTATTACTATGTTCACATTCAAAATACTAGTTTATAAACTTAATTGGCAGTTGGCCAATTTAAGGAAGTAGGtttctaaaaatgaaattagttAACACCAGTTTTAATTTAGTCCAGTATGGAATGATTTTCCGGACTATTTTCACAAgaaattgcaaattgtattttcaattgcgttttccacatgtgggcgcataaatggggacataatccaaatgcaatgTCAGTCGGAGTGAGAGAaacagtgagagatgttgagacaggtgTAAAGCGTttcgttaatagtgaatattgacctattgtgtGTACAGTTGCTGCTCCCGCTGTTAGCAGGGGATAATCGCTGCATAAATCGcagaattatgtattgtgccaagaaggttgtctgttcattcacacaggcacgaactgattgacagctgtatTCACCGATTTCCTCCGTTAATCAAAGCATTCAGCACGGTCTTCTGTGAGTGACGTCACTTCCCAATACAAACACGCCCCCTAGTATAGTCCCGCCCCCTCACAATGATTGACAGCTTTGCGTGTAGTGAAAAagcaaatgtggtaattaatattgctatttaaatatgacaggctcataaCTCATAAGACATGGCAAATACAgttgcaaatggactttgctttttcatttgaaatgtggcagtcaATTGCGagatttgcaattgcatttggattatgtcccaatttatgcgcccacatgtggaaaacgcaattgaaaatacaatttacaattgcttttgaaaatagtccggaAAATCATTCCATAGTCCAGGGTATctttacagtaaaaaactgcacaattaatagtaaattactggcaacagtgttgccaATATTCTACCATTCATTTACAGGGCAAGGTTTTAAAGTGTAGTATGGCCCGCTGGATCATATTAAACCTGGAtgataaattttaaaacatttcaaaagtcaGTCACCGAAAGATTGCTTTCAGTTTATGATGTTATTATTATCTTAAATTTGGGAacggaaagacaagaattgCAGTATGGCTGAATGTGATGATTAAGTTTATGttttcattgaataaatatgactgC is a window from the Onychostoma macrolepis isolate SWU-2019 chromosome 03, ASM1243209v1, whole genome shotgun sequence genome containing:
- the LOC131535858 gene encoding cytolytic toxin-alpha-like, producing the protein MASEPIELAALGRPLFPGMLYDCRKDSFIPDVTLWDEKSLSEDLDSRPQPMTDVKFSSSDSLSSKFSLLDVSASLKASFLGGLVEVGGSAKFLCNTKSSNQQSRVTMHYSETSRFDQLTMTQLGQITYPQVFEKKTATHVVTAVLYGAQAFMVFERSFAEDENKQDIEGKLNVMVKKIPGFSIEGEGAVKMTDEDNKKAENITCTFHGDFHLEQNPTTYLEALEVYKNLPKQLKANPQNAVPIKVWLYPLSLLDTNAARLEREISTCLISSTEDMMEDLAEVERTCNDLSRRTEVNVFSDIKERLRSFQDSFNIYRMVLQKALAGVLPAIRGGGTEEQSLEDILKIHSSSPFNADLLNQWLDDAKSELYLLNNHTKTLNEINTEDSDRLNGILLDPDIDVVLCLTFTSLKYKDPYLSTLTEFLKSDKFKEIDGNKTLLSVASDIKWFKHPDVVAKMRENFRLLKKFSEANKNEKSIRFIISAITNPSIPGSSIYLYENGKLTDTQFQPVSKPLLPIVNNVLEHTVSLKLQKSPTGETVKYRVEYQQVKADSGAEERWLVIDTADEDFKLTGLEPGKQYLIRYRIVGKVGVSEASDTVSPETLSSSVTTVVVIPIALTVIIPVGSLRHPLSLGFYGLLSGFPSPSLGLASCPVGFISTAAVAACSSCCYPPICVNSLTSDGFSGIGSVRSALVQQGVLLGQHATQLNTIAQEVDALNARVAELLTRVNDLQREVSRRYATEEAKVAYILTLLLGRAREWGIAGGSHTGHTFLDWQAEGNFLDSASAHKWNIPTIPLAKPITAWSLAGNPLTTITHVTPCVDPSDLTSIPAEYCDLRAGAQVFTKLDLRNAYHLFAKVEKCEFHIKFLGHIISTRGIKPNPAKIEAVARWSVPDSHKALQRFLGFSKFYRQYIRNFGQIAALLRALTSTKVSFRWNQDAQIPVGSLRHPLSLGFYGLLSGLLSLSLRLASCPVGFIFTAAVMACSSRCYPPFCVVGDSMST